A single Pseudomonas brassicacearum DNA region contains:
- a CDS encoding YhfG family protein, which yields MGNVSLETKKAYAARTRRSNYAASLRLEGFKTTFADGERKMPTREEVLKAFTQTRT from the coding sequence ATGGGCAATGTCAGCCTTGAAACCAAAAAGGCCTATGCCGCCAGGACGCGTAGATCCAACTACGCGGCCAGCCTCCGTCTGGAAGGTTTCAAAACGACCTTCGCGGACGGCGAACGCAAAATGCCAACGCGTGAAGAGGTCTTGAAGGCCTTCACCCAGACCAGAACCTGA
- a CDS encoding nickel/cobalt efflux transporter, translating to MPNFAELLQQGGTHAWLYFPSAILLGALHGLEPGHSKTMMAAFIVAIRGSVKQAVLLGLAATLSHTAVVWLVAIGGMYLGQGLDAETSEPYFQLASAALIIAIALWMLWRTWRGEQMFRFAQSHEHHHHDHDHHHHEHDHGHPEPKGLVLSLEGYQDAHEQAHANDIRKRFTHREVSTGQIIMFGLTGGLIPCPAAITVLLLCLQVKEVALGGLLVLCFSIGLAMTLVTVGAAAAIGARQASNRWPWLGTVARRAPYLSSVLIIGVGLYVGFHGWIGLSA from the coding sequence ATGCCCAATTTTGCTGAATTGCTGCAACAGGGTGGCACTCACGCCTGGTTGTATTTCCCCAGCGCTATCTTGCTGGGCGCCTTGCATGGCCTGGAACCGGGTCATTCGAAAACCATGATGGCGGCGTTTATCGTGGCCATTCGGGGCTCGGTCAAGCAGGCGGTGTTGCTGGGCTTGGCGGCGACGCTGTCCCACACCGCGGTGGTGTGGTTGGTCGCCATCGGCGGCATGTACCTGGGCCAGGGGTTGGACGCCGAAACCTCCGAGCCATATTTCCAGCTGGCCTCTGCCGCGCTGATCATTGCCATTGCGCTGTGGATGCTGTGGCGTACCTGGCGCGGCGAGCAGATGTTCAGGTTCGCGCAAAGTCATGAACACCATCATCACGATCACGATCATCACCACCACGAACATGACCACGGGCATCCCGAACCCAAAGGCCTGGTGCTGTCGCTGGAGGGTTATCAGGACGCCCACGAACAGGCGCATGCCAACGACATCCGCAAGCGCTTCACCCATCGGGAGGTCAGTACGGGCCAGATCATAATGTTCGGCCTGACGGGCGGCCTGATTCCTTGCCCCGCGGCCATTACCGTGCTGCTGCTGTGCCTGCAAGTCAAAGAGGTCGCGCTGGGCGGCCTGCTTGTTCTGTGCTTCAGCATCGGCCTGGCGATGACCCTGGTGACCGTGGGGGCTGCAGCGGCCATTGGTGCAAGGCAGGCGTCCAATCGCTGGCCTTGGCTGGGCACCGTTGCGCGTCGGGCACCTTACCTGTCCAGCGTGTTGATCATCGGCGTCGGTCTCTACGTGGGTTTCCACGGCTGGATCGGCTTGAGCGCGTAG
- a CDS encoding metal-sensing transcriptional repressor has translation MTEHDHEHPHQSHAAIIKRLKRADGHLRSIITMIEEGRECVDIAQQLHAVEKAVCQAKRTLIQDHIDHCLEDTVSSLHKGERAPLEAFKQITKYL, from the coding sequence ATGACTGAGCACGACCACGAACATCCCCACCAAAGCCATGCGGCGATCATCAAGCGGCTCAAGCGCGCGGACGGTCATTTACGCAGCATTATCACGATGATCGAAGAGGGGCGTGAGTGCGTGGATATCGCCCAGCAGTTGCATGCGGTGGAGAAAGCGGTGTGCCAGGCCAAGCGGACGTTGATCCAGGATCACATCGATCACTGCCTGGAGGACACCGTTTCGTCGTTGCATAAAGGCGAGCGCGCGCCGCTGGAAGCCTTCAAACAAATCACCAAGTATCTCTAG